TGAGGAGTAATTTGCCAGCCTTCCGAGATTACTTGCTTTAAATCTCGGAAGGCTTTTCTGAAGAACTTGAAAGGATAGTATTATGGTCGATGCAACCGAATGGGAATATATCGTAGAAAACTTTGGCGGTGTGATGCGTGCCATCAAACCCGAAGAGTTTCAAGCCGGACTGAATGAGCTGGGCGCCGAAGGCTGGGAAGTGATTGCCGTACATCAAACCCAAAGCAGCAATAAGTTTTGGGTATTTGCCAAGCGTCCGCTGAGCGAAGCCGCCCGCCGTCAGCGAACCCGCCAGCAACGTGAATGGTAATAGGGAGAGTTAATCATGGGATACCACGGAGCGCATATTGCAGCAACCGCCGCGGCACACCGTCGCCGTCGATTAGAAGAAAAAGAGGAAGAAAGCATGACGCAGTACAATGATGATAATTTCGAAAAATGGGAATTCAAAATCGTCCGCTCGGACGCGGGGGCGTTTCGTAACCCCAGTGTACTGGCCGATTTACTCGAAGAAGAAGCGTTAGCGGGCTGGGAGATGATCGAAAAATTCGACAATCGCCGCATCCGCTTTCGCCGCCCGATTGAAGCGCGCAAACATGATGCCATGCTTCCTGATAACTACGATCCATATCGCACGCAATATGGCACGATGGCCACTCGCATGGCGGTACTGATGGGCGTGGTGATGCTGTTGTTGGGGCTGGGTGTCTTTGGGTATGTATCTTCAACATCGGGCGCCGCGGATGACTTTCCAGCCATTTTGCCCATGATAATCTTGATGCTGGTGATTTCTTTGGCTGTTGTTTTTAGCGTTGCGCGTTCGCGCGGCTAGTCAGCAAAGCAGGGCGTTCATACAGGGCATTGTTTCACGTGAAACAATGCCCTGTTGTTTTGAACGATTGCTCTCGGAGTTTCACGTGAAACCTGATATAGTAGAATTTGTATATTCGCACAGAAACGAGATAACGATATGGATATTTTTATACGCGCTTTGAATGCTCTCTTGATGATTGCCCTGCCACTCGTTTTGGCGGTTATATTGGCGCGCCGTTTGCGGGTGGAGTGGCGTTTCTTTTTCATCGGGGCAGGTGTTTTCGTCTTCTCGCAGGTATTGCATCTGCCGTTTAATTTCCTGGTGCTGAATCCGCTGTTGGTGCGCGTGGGGTTGACTGCTCCAGCCAGCGGTTTGCCCTTGTTGTATTTCGCGCTCATTTTCGGTTTTTCGGCAGGTATTTTCGAAGGGTTGGCGCGCTATATTGGCTTTCGTTTTTGGGCTAAAGAGGCGCGTGATTGGAAATCGGGCTTGATGATGGGGGCCGGGCATGGCGGCATTGAAGCGATTTTTCTTGGTATTCTGGCATTATATGCGCTGATTCAGATTCTGGCGTTGGACGGCAAGGACCTGGCAACGGTGCTGCCCCTGGAGCAAGTGGCCTTGGCGCAGACGCAAATTGATGCCTATTGGGCAATTCCCTGGCCGATGGCGCTGATGGGCGCGGTCGAGCGTATCAGCGCGTTGTGCCTGCATCTCAGCGCCTCGCTGCTAATTCTGGAAGCCTTTCGCCGTAAAAACAGGTTGTGGATTTTAACAGGGATCGTCTGGCACGCACTTTTTGACGCGGTGGCAGTCTATGCGGTGCGTGTGTGGGGCGTGTATCCTACGGAGTTGATCCTGTTCGTGATGGCCGGATTCGCCGTGGGGTTGATCTTTCTCTTGCGGAATAAGCCCGAGGTTGAGACTCCACCCGATGAGCCGCTGCCACCCCGGAGCGAGTCCGTCGGGCCTGTGCTTTCCGTGGAAAATCTTGAAGAGAGTAAATTCTCCGGGTAAGCGATGACAGAACATAGAATCGTTGTAGAGAATTTGAGCAAATCTTTTGACCGCGTGCTGGCTGTGGATCGACTGAGTTTTGAGATTCAGGCCGGGGAAATTTTTGGCTTACTGGGACCTAATGGCGCGGGCAAGACGACCACTGTGCGCATGTTGGGTGCGCTGATTGCGCCGACGGGCGGCAGAGCTTGGGTGAACGGCTTTGAAGTTGGGCGGCAAGATCAAGAAATTCGGCGCAGCGTGGGCATTCTGACCGAAGCGCCGGGGCTGTACGAACAGTTGAACGCCGAGCGCAATCTCATGTTTTATGCCCAGATGTATGCTGTGGCGGATAGAGCCGGGCAGGTGGAGCGTTATTTGCGCATGTTGGGTTTGTGGGAACGGCGGCATGAGCCGGTGGGCGGTTTCTCGAAGGGCATGCGCCAAAAGCTGGCGATTGCGCGGGCGCTGCTGCACGAACCGAAAGTACTCTTTTTAGACGAACCGACCAGCGGCTTGGACCCGCAAGCAGCGCGCACGATGCGTCAGTTTATCGCCGAGTTGCGGAGTGCGGGGTGCACGATTGTGTTGTGTACGCATAATCTGGATGAGGCCGATCGGCTGTGCGACCGGGTTGCGGTGTTGCGCAGTACGTTGCTGGCGCTGGATACGCCTGGCGCGCTACGCGAGAAATTATTTGGCCGCACGGTGGTATTTCATTTGCGCCAGGCAGAAGCGCGTTATGCGGCACTGGCCGCGGGCTTTGATTTTGTGCGCTCGGCGGAAGTTGTGGAAAACAAATTGGTGATTGGCCTGGATGATCCCGAAACGCACAACCCGGCGCTGATACACGCGTTGGCCGCTGCTGGGGCTGAAATTCAATTTGTGGGTGAGCTGCGTCGTCGCCTGGAAGATGTCTATTTGCAATTAGTGGAATCGAACGCGGATTAGAAGGAAATTCCAGTATGAAGAAAATCTGGACACTTATACAAAAAGAATGGGCTGAAGTTTTCAAAAATCGCTTTGTGTTCTTTACAGTCGCTTTTTTGCCGTTGCTTTTTACCGCTCTGCCGCTGATTATTCTCTACGTCAGTCGCTCGTCGGGCGATTGGAGCGGAGCGATGGCGATGTCAGATTTGCCACCACAATTTGCCAATTTGTGCGGCGAGTTGGACGCTTCGGGCTGTATGCAATATTTTATTGTCACGCAGTTTATGCTGCTCTTTATGATGGTTCCGATGATTGTGCCGATCACTTTTGCTTCGTATAGTATCGTTGGCGAGAAGAGTACGCGCACGCTGGAGCCGTTGCTGGCGACGCCGATCACGACGCTGGAGTTATTGGTGGGTAAGGCGCTGGCGGCATCGATCCCCGCGGTGGTAGCAACCTGGCTGAGTTTCTTCTTGTATATGATTGGAGCTTGGCTGCTGGCTGTGGACTCCGGGGTGTTGGCGAAACTCTTTGATCCCTTGTGGTTAAGTGCTATCTTTGTGGTGGGGCCATTGCTGGCCCTGGCCGGAGTCAGCCTGGCGGTGATGATCTCGTCGCGGGTTTCGGATCCGCGCGTGGCAGAACAAATTTCGGCGATTTTCGTTCTCCCGATTATCGGCCTGTTTGTGGGGCAATCTACGGGGCTGATTTTCATCAACGAGCGCATTATCCTATGGATGGCGTTGGGTCTGGTGGTTCTGGATGCTGGCTTGTTCGCCTTTGCTTTACAGCTTTTTCAACGCGAGTCAATTTTGACGCGTTGGAAATAACGCGGTTACAATATAGCCACGATGAATGATCTCTCCCATTTTCTACAGCGAATGAAATATACTTTTCAGCGCATAAGATCCTTGCTATGCGTTCTGCTCGTTTTCCCGTTTTCGATATTGGCGCAAGCCGAAAACGAGCCGCTCGTGGTCAGCCTGAGCAAAGATTTTGGCTATGCTGCTGGGGGCGAAATTCAGGGAAGTTTTTCGCTCAAGGTGCGCTCTCCCGAGGGGTTAGCGCGTGTCGAATATTATTTGGATGGCGAACTGATCGCCTCCTTATCTGAAGCTCCCTTTCGATATGAATTTAACACTGCCGACTTCGAGTTAAGAGAACATACGTTCTTTGCAAGCGGCTACTTTGTTGACGGGCGCCAGATACAATCGAGTGAGTTTTCGCGTATGTTCATCTCTGCTGAGCAATCCTGGAAAAAAGTTGGCAAGATACTGGTGCCGCTGTTGGTTGGGGTGGCTTTGCTCACCTTGCTGGGCTCTGGGGGTTCAGTTTTGTTGGGACGAAAAAAGGTATTCAAACTTGGCGAATATGGCATCGCAGGCGGTGTGATTTGCCCGCGTTGTGCTTTCCCCTATGCTCGCAATTTATGGGCGCCCAATATGTTGGTGGGGAAATTACAGCGTTGCCCGCATTGTGGCAAGTGGGCAATTGTGCCGCGGGCTTCAACTTCTATATTAGCTGCGGCTGAAGAACGTTTTCGTGTGCTGGGAAATAGTGAAATTGCACCAGCGAATGACGATGCTGAATATCGCAAGATGATTGATGACTCGCGTTTTGAGTCCTGATTTGTGGAGTTGACGATGGTAAAGAAAATCCCTCGCCAGTTGGAAAATTTGATTGAAATCAGCCTCACCCTGAACTCTACTCTTGATGTTGATCAAATTCTGGATTTCATCCTCAGCACAGGTGTAGACCTGTTAGAGTGTGAAGGTATCTCGATTATGCTTTACGATGAAGAAGATGGGCAACTTTATTTTACAGCCGCGACAGATACGAAAGTTATCAAACTGGGGGATATTCCGATTCCTTTGGAAGGCAGTATTGCCGGAACCATATTCAGAGAAAACTCTCCCCTTTTGATCAACGATATTGAAAATGATCCGCGACATTTTCGGGCGATATCCGAGCGAACCAATTACACGGTGCGCAATCTTTTAGGCGCTCCACTGCATATTCGCGAGCATACCATTGGGGTAATTGAAGCCACCAACAAGCATAAAGGTGAATTCGCCCAACAAGATGTGCAAATGCTTTCGTTTATCGCTGCTCAGGCAGCAATTGCTATCCAAAACGCGCAAATCGTAAAACAACTTCAACTCGCCAATGAAAATTTGCGTCAGGCCGACAAACTTAAAGCCGATTTTATGGCCGTGGCCTCGCATGAATTACGCACGCCGTTAGGTATTGTTTTGGGGTATGCAACATTTCTCAAAGAAGAATCGGCTGGCGAACTGGCTGAACACGCTGAGACAATGTTGAGCGCTGCACTGCGCTTGCGTGCTCTGCTGGAAGATATGACCAACATGAATTTGCTCTACACCGGAGAGACGCAACTTCGCATGGAACTTACCGCGCTGCAAACCTTTATCGAGCAAGCCTATGCTTTAGAGACACAGACTGCGGACAAAAATGAAATCCGCGTTTCATTCCATTTTCCAGAAGAAACTGTTTGGGTGCAGGCCGATGAGCGTTTGCAAAAAGTTTTTCAAAACTTGCTCAATAACTCCATTCGCTTTACCCCTTCACCCGGCGAAGTCGATGTTTATATTCACCCTGGGAATAATGATGTGATGATTGAATTTAAAGACAGTGGTATAGGTATTCCACAAGATCAATTAGAGCAAATCTTTGAACATTTTTATCAAGTAGAACACCATATGACACGCCGTTATGGTGGTTTGGGATTGGGACTTTCTATTGCTCGCGGCCTGGTGGAATTGCACGGGGGGCGTATATGGGCTGAATCGGACGGCCCGAACCAGGGGGCTACTTTCAAAGTGGTTCTGCCGTCCGCTTTTTCCTAAGCGCCGTGTTCCATCGCCCAAATCTCAACCGTTTGTTCCACCTGTTCCAGGTACATATCCAGGGCAGCAATACGTTCATCCATATCATCGCCAATAATGCCGAGCTGCTCACAAGCATCCAGCCAGGGCTGAGTTTCTGGGGCTTTATCGGGCAGGGTCGCTGCGGCCAATGTCCAGGTAGTGAGTAGTGGCCAGAGAACATCTTTAGGCTGGTTGCTGTTGAGTAGCGCGTCGAATGCATTGAGATAATATGCGCGTCGGTGCGGATGGATTTGAGGCGGGCATTGCGACGAGGAAACGTCTTTCATCACTTGATCCCAGGCATTTACCCAACCCTGCAACTGGCGACGATCTACGCGTGCGCCGCCTAATAAGCCCACCAGCCCGGCGTACATGCCCCCTTTATCCAGACGTTCTACGCGGTCTGCGTATGCAGGCAAAAACCGGCGCTCGCTGAGGGGTTCGCCAACCAAAGACGTCACCGCCTGTGCTGCTTGTTCAACAATCCCCAGAAACTCCAGGACGCTTTGGGCGTGGTTCCAAACGGGTTCATTTTGGAACTCAATCCAGCGGGAACGGGCGCTTTCGATTTGAGGACGTGCGCGCTGAATGATATGATCTTCACGGTGGAACATACCGCGCACAGTTGCAATGGTGAAATCAATAAAATGCTGTGGATCAAAGAGAACCTGCGCATTGAACAGACTCGGCCCCATTGTGGGATGCACGCGCAGCTCGCGCCCTTTTAGATAGTCTCTTTGCGGGTGGTGTTCAATATCGAGATGGATGTCATTGGTCAGGCGCAAAATCTCGCGCGGATTTTTGGGATCCCCACTATGAATGAACACGAGATCAATATCGGTGCTGCCGCCCAGGAGCGGGCTTTCGAGCAGGCATAGTGATCCTCGTAAATAAGCACCGATGATTTCGAAATTGCCGCGAGTCATCTTTTCTACCGTGTTTTCGGCAAATTGTTTGAGAGTTTCTGGTGTAATTTGCATCCGTTCTCTCCTCCTCGGGGCAGTATCCTGCAGATTATGCAGCAGCACGCCGGAGCTAGATCAGCAACTCGGTTTGATAGGGGGGTATATCCAGCGATTGTCGAATCCGATTCTCAACCCATTTTAGATCTTCGTTATTGGCGATATAGTTGAGATGGTCTGTTTCGACTACCAGCAAGCGCGGGCCATTGAAGCCATCGCTGAAAAAGGATTCATAGGCCTGATTGAGATCGTCGATATAGTTGCGATCCATATCACGTTCGTAGGGGCGATCGCGGTGGGCGATGCGCTGCATCAGCACATCGGTGCTGGCGCGTAAATATACGATCAAATTGGGCAAGATGATCTTCTCTGCGAGGGCATTATGTACCTGATGATAGGTATCAAGTTCATCGCCTTCAAGGTTGATTTCGGCGAAAAGGGCATCTTTCTTGAACGTATAATCTGAAATCACGCCTTGCTCTGGCGTGAGCAATTTTGCGACAGCGCGTTGCTGGTGGTAGCGGCTGAGCAAAAAGAAAATTTGGGTTTGAAAGGCGTAACGGTCGCGATCGCCGTAGAAATCGGCCAAAAAAGGATTTTCTTCGAAGACTTCGAGCATCAGTTTGGCGTTGAATGTGGGTTGTAGCAGGCGGGCAAGGGTGGTTTTCCCAACGCCAATTACGCCTTCGATTGCGATATACATAATCCCTCAAAGTGTGTAGATTGTTTGGCTGCCACAAAGGATACCAGCCTTTATGGGAGGATGCAACGGGGGTATTGACGAAATAATATTAATATTTATAATGATAATGATATGTTTTTTATCTACTAAAGTCGAAGCAGAGCAAAAAATGGAGGATAGCTATGCCTGGTCTAAATCGTGTGCAACTGATTGGTTATTTAGGGAAAGACCCCGAAACTCGCATGACGCCATCCGGCAAGAAAGTGTGTACATTCAGCGTAGCCGTCAGCCGTCGTTGGAAAAGCAGTGACGGAGTGCAGGAAGCCACCGACTGGTTTAATGTCGAAACCTGGGGGCGTCTGGGCGAGATTTGCCAGCAGTATTTGGGCAAGGGGCGCCTGGTATTTGTGGAAGGCCGCCTGCAAATCGATCGCGTGGGCGACGAGGGCGAAGCGCGTTATTTCACCAAAGTAGTCGCCTCGCAGATGCAAATGCTCGACCGCAAAGCTGAAGAGCCTGAACTCGAAGAAGACACCGACGAATAAGAACAACTAAAATTCGGCTTGCTCCAGTTTCAGCAGCCAGGCTTTGGTCTCCAGCCCGCCGCGCCCGCTATAACCGTGCAGCTTGCCATCGGCGTTGAGCACGCGATGGCAGGGAATCACCAAAGGGATGGGATTCGTGGCCTCGGCGCGCCCCACGCCGCGGGCTGCGCCTGGTGAGCCTGCCAATGCTGCAATCTCGCCATAGGTACGCGTCTCGCCATTCGGAATTTCGAGGGTAGCTTGTAAAGCTTTTTGCTGAAAGGGAGACATCACCGACCAATCAATGGGCAGATCAAACTCGGTGCGTTCTCCGGCGAGATAGGCGGCAATCTGACTTGTAAATAAGTAGGTGCGGCTTTCGTCGGGGGTAATCTGTGCCCGAGGGAGCCGGGCGGCCAATTCGGCGTTGAAAATTTCTAGCTCATCGCCCAATGAAATGGCAACCAGCCCGGCTTCGCTGACCGCTACCCAGATGATGCCCAGGGGTGTCGGGGGTGTCCAGCCAATATAGAGAACGTCATTCATAATTCATCACTCGCCATTCAGCATTTAATAATTTGTCACCATATCCAGCATACCGCGCTCGCGCGCCCGGAATTCGCACCAGTGGAAGACCACCGCCGAAAGCACGCCGAACACTATCGTCAGGCCGATGAGAATGTAGAGCAGTTGGGCGTTGCTGAAACCTGCCAGCGTAGGAAATGCCTGGGCAACCGAACCCACCAGCGAGCGGCGCAGCAGCTCCAGCCAGTAGGTGATCGGCATGATAAACCCGATAGGGCGTAAAAAGGCGGGCAGCACATCGAGGGGGAAAATCGCCCCGCTGAAGAGATACAACGCTCCAGCGGTGGCGTCGCCGATGAACCAGACATGATTGGCGAGCATCAGCGTGATTCCGGCCAGAATCAGCCCCATCATGGCGAGCATTATCACCCCGATGAACAGCGAGAGAAAAAACAAACCCCAATTGACCGCCGCCAAATCGATCTGAATATGCAGGAAAGCCACCCCGAACAGAATTGTAATCAGCACGGAGATTGAAGCGACAATAAAGCGCGCCACACCGCGCCCCATCAAATATGTGGGCATATGGATGGGGGCCATATACATATATTTGAGCGTTTTGTAGTGTTCGCGGTCGTCGATGATGGCCCATGAGATTCCGGTCATCACCTGCCCGACATACATATAGAAGGCATTGCCCAGATAAATATAGGGGAAGATGGGCGACTCGAAATTGCCCCCGGAGACAATGCTGTACATTACCACCAGAATCGCGGCCCCGGAGAGCGGCTTGATGATGGAATAGATGGCGAACAAAAAGGGGTCGGTCCAGTTGGATTCGATTTGCCAGCCCAGCCACGCCGCCATGCGGAACGAGCGGGTGAAGGTCTGGCGATCGGGGACTAGAGATTTCAGATTGAAGATTTTTGATTTTTGATTTGTCATTGCCATTTTCTACCGTCTGCTCTCCGTGATGCGTCCTTCGCGGATCGACAACCGTTCCATATAGGCCAGCAAGTATTTTGCCGCTGTCACGAAGACGACGCTCAAAATTGCCAGGATTCCGATTTCGAGGGGCACACTGAGAAAACCCAGCGCCGCGCCGGACTCGAAGACGAGTTGGCGCATCGCGTCCAGCCCGAGGGTGAGCGGAATAATTGAAGCGGAGGCGGCCACCCAAAAGTTGAGACTCTTGATCGGGAAATAAAACCCCGAGAACAGGTACACTGGCTCTTGCGCCAGATTGGAGAGATGCCAGGCCTCGCGGCTGAGCAGCAGGAATAATGAGGCGAACAGCATCCCCATACCGTAGAGCGCAATCATCGCCAGCGTGAAGACCAAGAATAGCTGCCAAAAACTGGTCACCTGATAGGGGATTTGGAATAGCCAACTGCCCAGAATGGTAATCGCCAGCGCCCGTAGCGTGGTCGCCACCAAACCGCCGAGCGCCATGCCCAGCAGAATCGCCATCATCGAGTTAGGGGCCATCACATACAGGGCCAGATTGCCCATTTCTTTTTCCCAATACAACTGGCTCGACATACTCCAGAGTACGTTCATCCAGAAGGCGGTCATCGCTCCGCCCATGACGACGAAGCCCACATATTCTTCCGGCGCACCAATCGCCTGGTAGACGAAGACATACGCCGAGACAGCCAGCAAGGGCATGACAATATCGAAGAACATCCACGATTTTTCGCGCTGCTGCCCAATGATGCGCGGATAGGCGCGCGCCAGCACCGTCTGGATGAAGAGCCGTGCGCCGCTATTCTTGGGGATGGTTTTATGGACGGTGAGGCTTTGGCTACTCACGGACTTCTATCTCCTGCATACTGTGTCCGACCAGATCGACGAAAACATCTTCCAGGGTGGGTTCGCGTTTCTGTAAATTGCGAATGTGAATATCGTTGGAGGTCAGCAGCGTTACCAGCCCGCCGAGGGCATCATCGCTTTCGAGAATCAGGTCTAACTCGGCAGCGCCATCCTGGGGCGTATGAGTCACTTTTTTGACTCCGGCCAACGCTTCGAGCTGAGTCACGTTCAGCCCGTTGAGGGGGCTGAGCGTCATCTTGAAGATGGCATCCTGCTGCAAACCGTGTTTCAAATTTGCCGGAGTATCACAGGCCAGCACGCGCCCTTTGTTGATGATCGCCACCCGGTCGCAGAGTTCATCGGCTTCGACCATGTAGTGCGTGGTGAGCAACAATGTGCGGCCCTCCCCCCGTCCCTCTCCCTGGGGGAGAGGGCGATTTTCATCTACCCATTGGCGGATGAAACGGCGCACATCGCGCGATGCGCCTACGTCGAGACCCAGGGTGGGTTCGTCAAGAAAGAGCACATCGGGGTCGGTCATGAAGCCGCGCACGATATTCATCTTTTGGCGCAGGCCGGTGGAGAGATCAGACGATTTGGTATTTTTGCGATCCTCCAGCCCGACGATTTTGAGCAGTTCATCGATGCGCTGGTTGGCGGCTTTGGAGGGTAAACCATAGAACTGGCTGAACATCCACAGATTTTCGCGCACAGTCAGCAGGCCATAGCCGGAAGATTCGCCGCCTGAAACCATGTTGATGCGGGCGCGCACGTTTTGGGCCTCTTGGGTGACATCCAGCCCGGTGACGCGGGCTATGCCCGAGGTGGGGCCGAGCAAAGTGGTGAGAATCTTGATGAGGGTGGTTTTCCCGGCTCCGTTGGGGCCGAGCAGCCCAAATAACTCGCCCGGCTTGACTTGCAAGTTAACATCTTGCAGGGCGGTCAGTTCCTGGGGGTCTTCTTTTTTTGCGTGGCGCAGCTTGTAAACGCGGCCTAATTTTTCGGTGTGAATGGCATATTCCATAGCGCGGTTTCCAATTGTTTGATTCAACACAAATAGCTATATATTTTGTGACTACTCAGTCTCGAACAAAACGAAGACCAATACAGAATTATCAAAAATATATAAAAAAGCACCAAGCTATCAAACTTGATGGGATTCCGTAGGGCAATCGTAGGTTAAGCGTCAAGCAAGATAACAGGCTTGTTGATATATTAACTCTTGAAGGGCGATTTCTCTTCTTCTCCTCCTTAGAGAGAGCCGGGTATGGCGAACCCGGCTCTCGGCGATTCTGGGAGAAATGCGCGCTTTTCAGGCGGGTGATTGTTCCTCCAGTAATTCCTGAAGTTGAACACGGTGCAGAATGGGGTGCATCACAGCATGTTCGAGCATGGCGTCGATACAGTAGCGCACGCCCCAATTCGATGCATATTCTGCCCGGTAGAAACGTTTTTCATCAACCTCAGCCAGGGGCAGCCGCCAACGATCGATCAGATGGGCAATATAACCCTCGGCCTGAGCCGCGATGACCTCAATTTCGAGCCGCGGCTGGATTTCGGGGTCAGGCAGTTCCAACTGCTTGCAGATCCATACCAGATAGCCTCGATCGGCGCTCAGCACATGTGCCAATAATGTTTCTAGCGAGACATATCCCGGATCGTCCGTTTCGGGCAGTTGCAGGTTGATCGC
This genomic window from Chloroflexota bacterium contains:
- a CDS encoding YhfC family intramembrane metalloprotease, giving the protein MDIFIRALNALLMIALPLVLAVILARRLRVEWRFFFIGAGVFVFSQVLHLPFNFLVLNPLLVRVGLTAPASGLPLLYFALIFGFSAGIFEGLARYIGFRFWAKEARDWKSGLMMGAGHGGIEAIFLGILALYALIQILALDGKDLATVLPLEQVALAQTQIDAYWAIPWPMALMGAVERISALCLHLSASLLILEAFRRKNRLWILTGIVWHALFDAVAVYAVRVWGVYPTELILFVMAGFAVGLIFLLRNKPEVETPPDEPLPPRSESVGPVLSVENLEESKFSG
- a CDS encoding ABC transporter ATP-binding protein yields the protein MTEHRIVVENLSKSFDRVLAVDRLSFEIQAGEIFGLLGPNGAGKTTTVRMLGALIAPTGGRAWVNGFEVGRQDQEIRRSVGILTEAPGLYEQLNAERNLMFYAQMYAVADRAGQVERYLRMLGLWERRHEPVGGFSKGMRQKLAIARALLHEPKVLFLDEPTSGLDPQAARTMRQFIAELRSAGCTIVLCTHNLDEADRLCDRVAVLRSTLLALDTPGALREKLFGRTVVFHLRQAEARYAALAAGFDFVRSAEVVENKLVIGLDDPETHNPALIHALAAAGAEIQFVGELRRRLEDVYLQLVESNAD
- a CDS encoding ABC transporter permease subunit translates to MKKIWTLIQKEWAEVFKNRFVFFTVAFLPLLFTALPLIILYVSRSSGDWSGAMAMSDLPPQFANLCGELDASGCMQYFIVTQFMLLFMMVPMIVPITFASYSIVGEKSTRTLEPLLATPITTLELLVGKALAASIPAVVATWLSFFLYMIGAWLLAVDSGVLAKLFDPLWLSAIFVVGPLLALAGVSLAVMISSRVSDPRVAEQISAIFVLPIIGLFVGQSTGLIFINERIILWMALGLVVLDAGLFAFALQLFQRESILTRWK
- a CDS encoding Ig-like domain-containing protein, producing MKYTFQRIRSLLCVLLVFPFSILAQAENEPLVVSLSKDFGYAAGGEIQGSFSLKVRSPEGLARVEYYLDGELIASLSEAPFRYEFNTADFELREHTFFASGYFVDGRQIQSSEFSRMFISAEQSWKKVGKILVPLLVGVALLTLLGSGGSVLLGRKKVFKLGEYGIAGGVICPRCAFPYARNLWAPNMLVGKLQRCPHCGKWAIVPRASTSILAAAEERFRVLGNSEIAPANDDAEYRKMIDDSRFES
- a CDS encoding GAF domain-containing sensor histidine kinase, coding for MVKKIPRQLENLIEISLTLNSTLDVDQILDFILSTGVDLLECEGISIMLYDEEDGQLYFTAATDTKVIKLGDIPIPLEGSIAGTIFRENSPLLINDIENDPRHFRAISERTNYTVRNLLGAPLHIREHTIGVIEATNKHKGEFAQQDVQMLSFIAAQAAIAIQNAQIVKQLQLANENLRQADKLKADFMAVASHELRTPLGIVLGYATFLKEESAGELAEHAETMLSAALRLRALLEDMTNMNLLYTGETQLRMELTALQTFIEQAYALETQTADKNEIRVSFHFPEETVWVQADERLQKVFQNLLNNSIRFTPSPGEVDVYIHPGNNDVMIEFKDSGIGIPQDQLEQIFEHFYQVEHHMTRRYGGLGLGLSIARGLVELHGGRIWAESDGPNQGATFKVVLPSAFS
- a CDS encoding deoxynucleoside kinase: MYIAIEGVIGVGKTTLARLLQPTFNAKLMLEVFEENPFLADFYGDRDRYAFQTQIFFLLSRYHQQRAVAKLLTPEQGVISDYTFKKDALFAEINLEGDELDTYHQVHNALAEKIILPNLIVYLRASTDVLMQRIAHRDRPYERDMDRNYIDDLNQAYESFFSDGFNGPRLLVVETDHLNYIANNEDLKWVENRIRQSLDIPPYQTELLI
- the ssb gene encoding single-stranded DNA-binding protein yields the protein MPGLNRVQLIGYLGKDPETRMTPSGKKVCTFSVAVSRRWKSSDGVQEATDWFNVETWGRLGEICQQYLGKGRLVFVEGRLQIDRVGDEGEARYFTKVVASQMQMLDRKAEEPELEEDTDE
- a CDS encoding methylated-DNA--[protein]-cysteine S-methyltransferase, translated to MNDVLYIGWTPPTPLGIIWVAVSEAGLVAISLGDELEIFNAELAARLPRAQITPDESRTYLFTSQIAAYLAGERTEFDLPIDWSVMSPFQQKALQATLEIPNGETRTYGEIAALAGSPGAARGVGRAEATNPIPLVIPCHRVLNADGKLHGYSGRGGLETKAWLLKLEQAEF
- a CDS encoding ABC transporter permease — its product is MTNQKSKIFNLKSLVPDRQTFTRSFRMAAWLGWQIESNWTDPFLFAIYSIIKPLSGAAILVVMYSIVSGGNFESPIFPYIYLGNAFYMYVGQVMTGISWAIIDDREHYKTLKYMYMAPIHMPTYLMGRGVARFIVASISVLITILFGVAFLHIQIDLAAVNWGLFFLSLFIGVIMLAMMGLILAGITLMLANHVWFIGDATAGALYLFSGAIFPLDVLPAFLRPIGFIMPITYWLELLRRSLVGSVAQAFPTLAGFSNAQLLYILIGLTIVFGVLSAVVFHWCEFRARERGMLDMVTNY
- a CDS encoding ABC transporter permease, which encodes MFFDIVMPLLAVSAYVFVYQAIGAPEEYVGFVVMGGAMTAFWMNVLWSMSSQLYWEKEMGNLALYVMAPNSMMAILLGMALGGLVATTLRALAITILGSWLFQIPYQVTSFWQLFLVFTLAMIALYGMGMLFASLFLLLSREAWHLSNLAQEPVYLFSGFYFPIKSLNFWVAASASIIPLTLGLDAMRQLVFESGAALGFLSVPLEIGILAILSVVFVTAAKYLLAYMERLSIREGRITESRR
- a CDS encoding ABC transporter ATP-binding protein, with the protein product MEYAIHTEKLGRVYKLRHAKKEDPQELTALQDVNLQVKPGELFGLLGPNGAGKTTLIKILTTLLGPTSGIARVTGLDVTQEAQNVRARINMVSGGESSGYGLLTVRENLWMFSQFYGLPSKAANQRIDELLKIVGLEDRKNTKSSDLSTGLRQKMNIVRGFMTDPDVLFLDEPTLGLDVGASRDVRRFIRQWVDENRPLPQGEGRGEGRTLLLTTHYMVEADELCDRVAIINKGRVLACDTPANLKHGLQQDAIFKMTLSPLNGLNVTQLEALAGVKKVTHTPQDGAAELDLILESDDALGGLVTLLTSNDIHIRNLQKREPTLEDVFVDLVGHSMQEIEVRE